aatagatactacgttttggcaaagtatgaacaaagtccatcatttttattttagactcgcataccaccttaaatgaatGCCGCTTCGTTTGCATCGCCggaatttatatgtatttaattagttatcaaaagtaccaggattataattaagtatgccagacgcgcgtttcgtctacacaagactcatcagtgacgctcaaatcgaattatctataaagccaaacaagtacaaagttaaagagcattgaggatccaaaattccaaaaagttgtgccaaatacggctaaggtaatatatggctggaataagaaaatccttagtttttcaaaacattcaaatttgtaaacaggaaatttataaaaatgaccacatgattaatattcatgtcaacaccgaaatgttgactactgggctggtgatacttagtttactgggctggtgaaacctTAGTTTATCGGATTGATCAGATCAAGGATCTAACATACCAAATCTAAAGTTCATTCTTCTTAACGAAAATatcattcataaaacaaatatgtaaatatgcaaatatttgatTATAGACGTTAACATCAAACGAACTGTATATCTAAGTAAAGTCTGAGCGCTGATAGTAAGAGTATAACTGAGGGtataactgatatttttttatatggtttCCGTATGATTAATCTTAATAATTCCTACCCTGAATTAAGATAAATTCCTTATTTAAGTTATTATCTAAATTAATCCCAATTTGTTCGTTTGACCCTGATTTTTGTGTTATCTGCGTCAACACATATACGTATAGCGCGCCTAAGCAGactaaaaactagaggctctaaagggcatgtgtcgctcacattggtctatgtgaatattcaacaaaggacacagatggattcatgacaaaattgtgtttttggtgatggtgatgtctttgtagatcttactttactgaacattcttgctgtgtACAATTATACCTATATATAATGATtggtttcagtggaaaatgttagtaaaaaattacaaattttatgaaaatgtttaaaattgactataaagggcaataactccttagggggtcaatcgacaattttggtcatattgacttatttttaggtcttacttttctgtaaattattgtgtttacagtttatctctatctataataatattcaagataataacaaaaaacagcaaaatttccttaaaataacaaattcaggggcagcaacctaaaaACCAGTCCacttcatctgaaaattttagagcagagagatcttgacctgataaacaatatcaacccctatcagatttgccctaaatgctttggtttttgagttataagccaaaaactgcattttacccctatgttctatttttagccatggcggccatcttggtcggttggccgggtcaccggacacaatttttaatctAAAAACCCCAATGaggattgtggccaagtttggtttaatttggacCAGTAGTTtgagaggagaagatttttgtaaaagataactaagatttacgaaaaatggttaaaaattgactataacgagcaataacttctaaaggggtccactgatcattttggtcctgttgacttatttgtaaattgtactttgctgaacatttttgcactttacagtttatctctatctataataagattcaagataacaacaaaaaacagcaaaatttccttaaaattaccaattcaggggcagcaaccaaacaaccagttgtccaattcatctgaaaatttcaggacagatagatcttgaacgAACTGATACACAATTTTACtccatatcagatttgctctaaatgctttggtttttgagttataagccaaaaactgtgttttacccatatgttctatttttagccatggcggctaTCTTAGTtggatggccgggtcaccggacacaatttttaaactagataccccaatgatgattgtggcctagtttgattttatttggcccagtagtttcagaggagaagatttttttaaaagttaacgacgacggacgccggacgccggacgccaagtgatgacaAAAGATCAcctggccctttgggccaggtgagctaaaaagaagattatttgaaaaaagaacacTGTTTAGAGGTTCCTATTTGGAGCGTTATCTATGCATGTAGCCCTATCAAACTCTTCCATATTTGGTCCATGTACCGATATAGCATATATGCTCGTCTTTATTCGCACgcataatttacattttttcggTGGCGTCAAGTCTTGTTGATTAGTGTGAAGTTTTATACTGTTCAAACACTTTTGGAGTTCACATTATTCTTTTGGTGAAATATTGCAATAAGCAATGCTTCAGTTTGTAGTGACATGTATAACTCTcactttaaaatacaatacaatgtcGAGTATTGCACATGTGAATGAAACAGCATCCAATCGTCTAGAAGCATTTTAGTTACTAATCGTACCCTCCTACAATGAGGTTTCTTACATCGTATGAATAGCACTACATTGTCCTAAGTCTACACTATGTTTGAGTTTTATATAACAGAGGCGACCAAATATACGACACCAACGTtatgttattaaatttgaaattgaataagACATCATATAGAAAAAcccaattcattttttaaacatttaattaggTTAGGTTACCTTGCAACTATTATCAtaactttttctttctttttattttagtcCTATGGACCTTATTTGACTGAAGAAGAGTTGTGCAGCATACATGCAcgtaaaacaataaatgatgAATTACCAAAGCACCTGGTCCACAAGGCTTTCACAAGATTTTGAtattctgactttttttacTGTGTACCTAGACCCTAGAATGGTCCAATTTGAATAGAGATCGGTATCAAATACAATCATACTTAACTTATTCTTACAAGCTATTTGTCATCTGCTcgaatttttaaatgatgaatGGATGTTGATTGAATCTATGTTCTCCataattttaattatcattgtcttttttctttgaaCAGTAGCAAAACTTTATGTTTATATGTGGTCACCTGCAAGTTGATATAAATGCATGCTTTTAATTCATTCGTGAATAATATtgagcaaaaacaaatattttgatacaatcagctttgtacatgttgtatatcttttttatgtGTCTAAACTTTTTTGATGCATATTAGTGTGCATTGCATCTATTCATTTAAGTATATGCAATTTTGTATATTACGTATGATtctataaaattgtatttaactGTTGATAAGACCAttattcttatatgatgtgtttAATAGTGAGTACGTTTATATGATTGGGCGATAGGGCTTCCTTGAGTGACTgttgaatttgtttattttttgatagaCGAGGTTGACGTAACTAATTTTTGTTACCAATGTAAACAAGATGCATATGGCGACGATAATAACTCAAACCGGGTCGacgttaaaatatatttttttcattacgCGTGTATCgttaaattaaaacacaatacattcaTATGAAAGatagaaagatattttttagttcatttttttatcagaGAGGAAATTTCATGGAGTACAAGTTTTAGCTTTAACAAAAAAGCCAATTTTAATGCGTCAGGCAAATTCATTGACACAATTATACAATTTGCGTGAGAACAATTAGTCAAATACTATTCTTTCTTTCCaacttttaagaataaaaatgatttaacgCATTTTTAAGGAATTCATTGGTTCATAAACTGTACCAAGTCACTCACAAACATATCACTAAAGTTCGAATGactctttttttgtttatgagTAAGTTGGATCAGTTTAAACATCAATAAATTACCTTAAAAGCGTTAAACCTAGCCTGTAAAAAAGAGCTCAAGCTCAAGGAAGATACTAAGTTGGCAATACATAATTTTTAGGAAAGCAGAGATAACTTtgtaattatgaaaaaaaatcaattttttttataaatattacactaaacatgacacagaaactaattatcaaataattatgaacCACGTAGAAAACAGTATATCCTTGTGCTACGGTATGGTGAAGTAAAATTAAGTCACTCGTAATTTACCTagatttgatgatatttttacGTTCTGAAATAAGTTAATAATATTCTACAACCGTCAAAGCAGAACAACTCAAATTTTATCAGTTCTATgttaacgattttttttttttagtttttaggAAAATTATACACAGGGAAAGATGAATATAACAAATAGTTGAAATCAGATACGGAATTGCGGAAGAGTAACTTATAGATCATAAGGTCATGTCTAAAACATTTTCTGGTAACTAGGTCAAATTCAAACACGTGAACTCATCATACGTACAATTTTGAtgttcaattatattttaaagcatTGGCAATTCTCGAAacagattcaatatttttaaaatgaacacaggtttttcttttcaaatcaaACGTCAGTTCATACGATAGCAGGTCAGATTTAGCCATGTAAGAGTCATAGATATACCAAAAACCTATCTGACAAAATGAAACACATAATTCAAATACCTCTAATCAATAGGCTGATATGGAGAGAAATATGCATACTATGTTCATTTTCAGATTGAGTCTAATACCGCAGTCCCACCAGGCCatgatcgcactacgatctgggtaaaaaatgcaaattttaaccatcgtagtgcgatcgtgaaGAACGCAGTAAGTCGTAGTACGGTCGTGGTGTGGTCTCTGTGATCGTGATGAGCGTGGCTAActttgaatatatttaaaacaatcgTGTTGCGGTCGTGGCGAAATTAGGTCGTAGTAACAGCGTAGTGAGAGCACAATAAGGTCGTggtaagatcgcaaaggtcgctgtaccaATCCAGACTGCGCTACGAAATCACAGTTTCGTTAACACGACGTCACTACGACCTTCACGTTCTTATCGCGATCCAACCACGCTTCAACTACGACTAAACCACGTTTTTGCCACGCTGTTCAAGACCATAGTACGATTTTAGCTCGCCCATGCCGACATCGTCACGCTCTTCTTATGACATTACTACGTTCATGCACTTGAGCAGTTATAAAGAATTGACCCCGTTAATTTTTACTTCTCATAATCAGTAAGTATCCTGTATACTAACCACACCATATATGCACATTTACATTCCTTATAGATTTGTTATTGggcttttaaattttaatctgcTAAGATCAAACGGTGTATTATACATTTGAGTACTAAAAAGGGTAACAAATTATCCAGGTGAACAGTTGACATCAAAACCACAGCtgtttttttacacatatttgtatttgaagGCGACTGGttaatattaacattttaaagtttagGTTTTACGTCAAGAAGCTTTCGAAATGCTTAGATTCACTATTTTTCATAAGAAATTTATTGCATATATATGACAAATGCATGGCTTGAACAGAGATTCTATCTGacgtaaattatatattaaggtGCGTGATCAGTATTCAAATTTATAAGGCAAGCAGTGAattaataaatgtacatgtagtattcTTCGccgtttattttacaaaaatttaaactttatcaCAACCATGtttctaattaaaaaataaaagcgaCTCTATCAGTAATTTTTATCTAACCAAACAATGTTATTATCACTTCGACACATGGAATTCTTTCCGAGCCATacatattattgataaagaaagtCGCTACAGCCTTCGCCATCTTCATTATTAGATTTTTCATTGTTCTCAGCATTTTCATCAtcactactttcactttcagtTGTTTCTAAGTCGCTTTCGAATAAATTGTCTACATCTTCTTCCTCAAAATCCAGTTCACCAAACTGTTTCTCTAAGCgagatttttgtattttaccgTGTGTAAAAGTTGGAACATATACAGATGCGTCGCATTTGGCTTCGATCTCTTCCGATTCCATAGTTGTCTGGTATTTCAAAAGAGCTTGAGCAACTTCTGCATATTGCGAACGACCACCTTTCTTCGgtaaattatctattttatcTGCTATGTCAGATGGATCTACTACAGCAATAACTTCATTCACCGTTGTGGcgttttgacatttcttttccTCACACTCACGTATTTTCTTctctttgattttatttatttcagaaatcaTTTTAGATGCCTGCGAATGTATTCCATCTATAGCTTTTTGGAACCGCCTCTCTGTTTCATCTAATATCTTTGCCTTGATTTTAAAGCAGTCAAACTTTTCACAGGATTCTTTCAGATCGTCGAGATCTACTTCTTTGATAAACTTCTTGATTGATTTAATATCATGACCCTCGTGATCTTCGGTATCGACACAATCATCGCAAATCAACTCTGTGCATTgcccacatacaaatgtacactCCTCATCAGAATGTGTTGAGCAACATATTTTAGAATTTCTAATTGATGCGTTAGGTAATACAGCTGCCATTGCCTCTgcaaaagtaattaaaatacGTAAATTGAATATATAGGTAGAGTTAAGATATTAATATAATCTTACTCCGATAAgttgtttaaactaaaactaGAATAATCTGTTGCAATAAACAATTCATACCaatattatagttctttcaATATATTACAGGAAAGAATAAGTACATTTTACAAGATACTCAATTGCTATATGCATATTCTACGCAAACTCCAATGCTAAGAATCTTAAGTTAATGTTGTActtatatgatttgttttaatctgTGTTTAATATCTTAATCGTATTACTAATTACAAGCGTACAAGGACGACGGGTTTTGAATGACAGTTTCgcgtatttttgtttaatttcaaatgcACCAGTCTGTagtaatgagcaaagccaatactgcatagtcagctataaaagaccccgaaatgacaaaatgtaaattaattcaaatgagaaaactaatgacaaaattgtgtacaaaaaaattaacgaaaaaaatgatatgcaacacaaacgacaaccagtaatctgaattacaggctccttacttatGCAAGGCAcatatacatacagaatgttgcGGGGTTATACATGTTAGTGGATTGCAACCCTCCCTTTACCTGACATACTGAGGTAACATTAAAAGATAACACCGAACTGTACAATTCAGTTGAAAAATGTTTAAGTCAGAAGATGgatgcaaataaaaatatttctaacaAAACCACACTGCCGATAGTCCTTTGGTGTATTAACCTTACacaatatgttttatcaatatttatttttcgtgatGATTGGTTACGTTTTGAATAAAGAAACCACACATTAAAAATGAACAACTTTTCGTTGCATGGTAAATGACATATTTACCTAATAATTTTATCATTGGGGTCTTTATTGGAAATCTGAAACTATGCGTGCAAAATTTAACGATAATGGCTCTTTTAAATAAAGGATATGCCTTAAAATACACCATCATTAcaatataacatgtaaaatCTGATCagctataaaaaatataatatttattgaaaagacAACCAGGTTATGATTCCCGAAAGTATTTGTTATGACAACTTTTGATTAATGCTAGAGGCATAACgtgaaaacaaaatacaaattccATGGAAGACTTAAAACTGAAAGTCTTCAATCAAATGGttaaatcaaaagctgaaatacataaaacgaatggataacaattgtcatatttcagacttggtacagtcattttcagaaattgaaaatgttgGATATATAACGggtttagctagctaaacctaACAATCGCATAACGTTTGATGTgttgaatttattgaaaaaaaaagaaacccaTAACATGTTTTGTATTCTTACATTAGcatgtttcttttttgtattgtttttgtattatatcTTTTAGAATCAGAGTGAACCTGACTTCGATTCTAACATACAATAAGATAAATGtatgaaattcaattcttccaTTATCCTTCTCAAAATGCCATATTAACAATACCGGACAGTCAAATCCaatcttttattataatatacattttcacaataaacaaatatatataaagaaggtagttgaaggccgtactatGACTAATAAGGGTATCCTTTTTTCTCATCGTGATTTAGTTTGAGAATTGtttcattggtactcataccgATTCTTCGTTTTTCCAATTACAAGCACGTTTCTTATAATGATGTATCCCCTTTACATGTACAGACATATGATTTCACGTCATcctatatcttttataattatgttttattttaattaaaatatgaatgtGAAAGTGATTAGAATTGCACGGTAGACAAGTATCAATCATGTAGTTTTCGATCAATTCATGTTTTCATAGGTACAAAGGAATACATATAAAGCAACATATAGGATA
This Mytilus trossulus isolate FHL-02 chromosome 14, PNRI_Mtr1.1.1.hap1, whole genome shotgun sequence DNA region includes the following protein-coding sequences:
- the LOC134698120 gene encoding tripartite motif-containing protein 46-like, whose amino-acid sequence is MCIGKAMAAVLPNASIRNSKICCSTHSDEECTFVCGQCTELICDDCVDTEDHEGHDIKSIKKFIKEVDLDDLKESCEKFDCFKIKAKILDETERRFQKAIDGIHSQASKMISEINKIKEKKIRECEEKKCQNATTVNEVIAVVDPSDIADKIDNLPKKGGRSQYAEVAQALLKYQTTMESEEIEAKCDASVYVPTFTHGKIQKSRLEKQFGELDFEEEDVDNLFESDLETTESESSDDENAENNEKSNNEDGEGCSDFLYQ